The following proteins are co-located in the Billgrantia tianxiuensis genome:
- the phnC gene encoding phosphonate ABC transporter ATP-binding protein, protein MSITRIAVERLSKSFGQIHVLSEVGFEIEAGEMVALIGPSGSGKSTLLRHLVGLTSANRHSGSRVHLMDREVQRDGRLLRGSRAQRCRCGYIFQQFNLVGRLSVLTNVLIGRLGSMPRWRALLGRFSEEERIRARQALARVGLAELAEQRANTLSGGQMQRVAIARVLMQDAEVIFADEPIASLDPRSAREVMDILQRINLEDGRTVLVSLHQVDYARRYCSRAIALKRGHLYYDGPTEGLTEARLQALYENAGFDEPRQPPAPIAANVALGAAS, encoded by the coding sequence ATGTCGATCACCCGCATCGCTGTCGAACGACTCAGCAAGAGCTTCGGCCAGATCCACGTACTGAGTGAGGTCGGCTTCGAGATTGAAGCCGGCGAAATGGTGGCCCTCATCGGGCCGTCCGGCTCGGGCAAGTCCACGTTGCTACGCCATCTGGTGGGGCTCACCTCCGCCAATCGCCACAGCGGCAGTCGTGTTCACCTCATGGACCGCGAGGTCCAGCGTGACGGCCGGCTGCTGCGGGGCTCGCGTGCCCAGCGCTGCCGCTGCGGCTATATCTTCCAGCAGTTCAATCTCGTCGGCCGCCTCAGCGTGCTGACCAATGTACTGATCGGCCGGCTGGGCTCGATGCCGCGCTGGCGGGCATTGCTTGGACGCTTCAGCGAGGAGGAGCGCATCCGGGCGCGCCAGGCACTGGCCCGCGTTGGCCTTGCTGAGCTGGCCGAACAGCGCGCCAATACCCTCTCCGGCGGACAGATGCAGCGCGTGGCGATCGCCCGTGTGTTGATGCAGGACGCCGAGGTGATCTTCGCCGATGAACCCATCGCCTCCCTCGACCCGCGCAGTGCACGCGAGGTCATGGACATCCTCCAGCGCATCAACCTCGAGGATGGCCGTACCGTGCTCGTCTCGCTGCATCAGGTCGACTATGCCCGCCGCTACTGCTCGCGGGCCATCGCCCTGAAGAGGGGGCATCTCTACTACGACGGCCCGACCGAAGGCCTTACCGAAGCACGGCTCCAGGCGCTCTACGAGAACGCCGGTTTCGACGAGCCGCGCCAGCCTCCCGCTCCCATTGCTGCCAACGTCGCCCTGGGCGCCGCCAGTTGA
- the phnD gene encoding phosphonate ABC transporter substrate-binding protein, translating into MSTKHRRLALPLIAGLGLLGSQLAVAEEQIDTLRFGIISTEASQNQEPLWRPFLDDMAETLGVEVEPFFANDYAAVIQAMRFDKIDLAWYGNKSAMEAVDRAGGEIFAQTVPENGEPGYWSLLIVHQDSPYENVEDILANASQLTFGNGDPNSTSGFLVPGYYVFAQNGVEATDIFKRTLNSNHETNALSVANRQVDVATFNTESMDRLELAHPDKAAQLKVIWQSPLIPSDPLVWRENLPESMKTRLRDFILSYGETEEQREKIEPLQWARFDASDNDQLLPIRQLELFKQRAQLAADDSLNEADKQHQLAELDARLDDLDERLKAREAARAEQGEAGLTTAMAQ; encoded by the coding sequence ATGAGCACGAAACATCGCCGTCTCGCCCTGCCGCTGATCGCCGGCCTTGGCCTGCTGGGCAGCCAGCTCGCCGTCGCCGAGGAGCAAATCGACACCTTGCGCTTCGGCATCATCTCCACCGAGGCCAGCCAGAACCAGGAGCCGCTGTGGCGGCCGTTCCTCGACGACATGGCCGAGACCCTCGGCGTCGAGGTGGAGCCGTTCTTCGCCAACGATTACGCCGCGGTGATCCAGGCCATGCGCTTCGACAAGATCGACCTCGCCTGGTACGGCAACAAGTCGGCCATGGAGGCGGTGGATCGTGCCGGCGGTGAGATCTTCGCCCAAACCGTGCCAGAGAACGGCGAGCCTGGCTACTGGAGCCTGCTGATCGTGCACCAGGACAGCCCCTACGAGAACGTCGAGGACATTCTCGCCAACGCCTCGCAGCTTACCTTCGGCAACGGCGACCCCAACTCCACCTCGGGCTTCCTGGTGCCGGGCTACTACGTCTTTGCCCAGAACGGCGTCGAGGCCACCGACATCTTCAAGCGCACTCTCAACTCCAACCACGAGACCAATGCGCTGTCGGTGGCCAACCGTCAGGTCGACGTGGCCACCTTCAATACCGAGAGCATGGATCGCCTGGAGCTGGCGCACCCCGACAAGGCGGCACAGCTCAAGGTGATCTGGCAGTCGCCGCTGATTCCCTCCGATCCGCTGGTATGGCGCGAGAACCTGCCTGAGTCGATGAAGACCCGACTGCGCGACTTCATCCTCAGCTACGGCGAGACCGAGGAGCAGCGCGAGAAGATCGAGCCTCTGCAGTGGGCGCGCTTCGATGCCTCCGACAACGACCAACTGCTGCCCATTCGTCAGTTGGAACTGTTCAAGCAGCGCGCCCAGCTCGCCGCCGACGATTCGCTCAATGAAGCCGACAAGCAGCATCAACTGGCCGAACTGGACGCCCGGCTGGATGACCTGGACGAGCGCCTCAAGGCGCGCGAAGCCGCCAGGGCCGAGCAGGGCGAAGCGGGCCTGACCACCGCCATGGCCCAGTGA
- the phnE gene encoding phosphonate ABC transporter, permease protein PhnE, protein MTVTNPTLADASAKRSWISLLGWAIALGVLAWAWQGTEMNPGALVSNAGNMAELAADFYPPAFGNLGRYIDQMLVTIQIAIWGTLLAIVLAIPCSLLSSENLVPWWVYQPMRRLMDACRAINELVFAMLFVVAVGLGPFAGTLALFVHTTGVLAKLFSEAVEASEAGPMEGIRVTGAGRIEEIVFGLIPQVLPLWISVSLYRFESNIRSATVLGMVGGGGIGVALWETMRGFQYAETATIMLVIIVAVTVLDMASQAVRKRFI, encoded by the coding sequence ATGACCGTAACGAATCCGACGCTCGCCGATGCCTCGGCCAAGCGCAGTTGGATCAGCCTGCTCGGCTGGGCCATCGCCCTGGGTGTGCTGGCCTGGGCCTGGCAAGGCACCGAGATGAATCCCGGCGCGCTGGTCAGCAACGCCGGCAACATGGCCGAACTCGCCGCCGATTTCTATCCGCCGGCATTCGGCAACCTTGGGCGTTACATCGACCAGATGCTGGTGACCATTCAGATCGCCATCTGGGGCACGCTACTGGCGATCGTGCTGGCCATCCCGTGCAGCCTGCTGTCGTCCGAGAACCTGGTGCCCTGGTGGGTTTACCAGCCCATGCGCCGCCTGATGGATGCCTGTCGCGCCATCAACGAACTGGTTTTCGCCATGCTGTTCGTGGTCGCCGTGGGGCTCGGCCCCTTCGCCGGCACCCTGGCGCTGTTCGTCCACACTACCGGTGTGCTTGCCAAGCTCTTTTCCGAGGCCGTCGAAGCCAGCGAGGCCGGCCCCATGGAGGGTATCCGCGTCACCGGTGCCGGGCGCATCGAGGAGATCGTCTTTGGCCTGATTCCCCAGGTGCTGCCGCTGTGGATCTCGGTGAGCCTCTACCGCTTCGAGTCGAATATCCGTTCGGCCACTGTGCTGGGAATGGTCGGTGGGGGCGGGATCGGCGTGGCGCTATGGGAAACCATGCGCGGTTTCCAGTACGCCGAGACCGCCACGATCATGCTGGTGATCATCGTTGCGGTCACCGTGCTCGACATGGCCTCGCAGGCGGTACGCAAGCGCTTCATCTAA
- the phnF gene encoding phosphonate metabolism transcriptional regulator PhnF, producing MSRQLAKEPLDEAPRYRKLADTLAREIRSDYAPGELLPAEVALARRFGVNRHTVRRALDELVAAGMVTRHQGRGTQIVDRRLDYAVNAASKVTHNLAALGIATQTECLAQGLQVPPEAIAQRFGYGPGEALLCVDTLRSVDGAPLMLLRHWFDPERVPGWERRYRGGSTRALLDQHYGLQLFRRRVRIEGISATRDDSRRLQCPLNAPLLQLASDNVDHDGTLVEVSISRARADRLAYHIDFAPTDEVPS from the coding sequence ATGTCTAGACAACTGGCCAAGGAGCCGCTCGACGAAGCCCCGCGCTATCGCAAGCTGGCCGATACGTTGGCTCGCGAGATTCGCAGCGACTATGCCCCCGGAGAGCTGCTGCCCGCCGAAGTGGCCTTGGCTCGGCGCTTTGGCGTCAATCGTCATACAGTGCGGCGTGCGCTCGACGAGCTGGTGGCGGCGGGGATGGTGACCCGCCATCAGGGACGCGGCACCCAGATCGTCGATCGCCGCCTCGACTACGCCGTCAATGCCGCCAGCAAAGTGACCCACAACCTGGCCGCGCTGGGGATTGCCACCCAGACCGAATGCTTGGCGCAGGGACTGCAGGTGCCTCCCGAGGCCATTGCCCAGCGCTTCGGCTATGGCCCAGGTGAAGCCCTGTTGTGCGTCGACACCCTGCGCAGCGTCGACGGTGCGCCGCTGATGCTGCTGCGCCATTGGTTCGACCCCGAGCGGGTACCGGGCTGGGAGCGTCGTTACCGCGGCGGCTCCACCCGCGCCTTGCTCGACCAGCACTACGGCCTGCAGCTCTTCCGCCGTCGCGTGCGTATCGAAGGCATCAGCGCCACCCGCGACGACTCGCGCCGCTTGCAATGCCCTCTCAATGCACCACTGCTGCAGCTCGCGAGTGACAACGTCGACCATGACGGCACGCTGGTCGAGGTCTCGATCAGTCGCGCCCGGGCAGACCGGCTCGCCTACCACATCGACTTCGCCCCGACCGACGAGGTGCCCTCATGA
- the phnG gene encoding phosphonate C-P lyase system protein PhnG: MTSLQDRRMSQARRQRVLALSPRQQIETRWTTLGIRIAHRCVRGPETGMAMLRGRMGGTGRAFNLGEMTLTRASVVLDEASPVAGALGHGWVRGRDRRHAELIALIDACAQHEAWARHIDSELIAPLEDALEARRGEAARDTAATRVDFFTLVRGE; the protein is encoded by the coding sequence ATGACTTCCCTGCAAGACCGGCGCATGTCGCAGGCGCGACGCCAGCGGGTGCTGGCGCTGTCGCCACGGCAGCAGATCGAGACCCGCTGGACCACGCTCGGCATTCGTATCGCCCATCGCTGCGTACGCGGCCCCGAGACCGGCATGGCCATGCTGCGAGGTCGTATGGGCGGTACCGGCCGTGCCTTCAACCTTGGCGAAATGACGCTGACCCGGGCGAGTGTGGTGCTCGACGAGGCATCGCCTGTTGCCGGCGCCCTCGGCCACGGTTGGGTGCGCGGGCGCGACCGTCGCCATGCCGAACTCATCGCACTGATCGACGCCTGTGCCCAGCATGAGGCTTGGGCCCGGCACATCGACAGTGAACTGATTGCGCCGCTGGAAGATGCGCTCGAGGCGCGTCGTGGCGAGGCGGCACGCGACACGGCGGCCACCCGAGTCGATTTCTTCACCCTGGTGAGAGGGGAGTGA
- the phnH gene encoding phosphonate C-P lyase system protein PhnH, giving the protein MPWPTLNDPVHDSQRLFRQVLAAMSEPGTLHTLAAPAPPQATIGSALWGTLLTLCDLDVRVWLAPALDTPALREALPFHTGCRLTDEPVSADFALVTPAALCEAPDFALGSDEYPDRSTTLLVALELLDSGDTGSGTWQLSGPGIPAQRTLRVEERARPLMLRLAANRQSFPCGLDAILTCGERLAALPRTTRIEEIA; this is encoded by the coding sequence ATGCCCTGGCCGACCCTGAACGACCCTGTCCACGACAGCCAGCGGCTGTTCCGCCAAGTGCTGGCGGCAATGAGCGAGCCCGGCACCCTGCACACCCTGGCGGCTCCGGCGCCACCGCAAGCAACCATCGGTTCTGCGCTGTGGGGCACGCTGCTGACGCTGTGCGATCTCGATGTCCGTGTATGGCTCGCCCCCGCACTGGATACGCCGGCACTGCGCGAGGCGCTGCCCTTCCATACCGGCTGCCGCCTGACCGACGAGCCGGTGTCGGCGGATTTCGCGCTGGTGACGCCGGCAGCGCTGTGCGAGGCGCCGGATTTCGCGCTGGGTAGCGACGAGTACCCCGATCGCAGTACCACGCTGCTGGTCGCCCTCGAGCTCCTCGATAGCGGCGACACCGGAAGCGGCACCTGGCAGCTGAGCGGGCCGGGCATACCGGCCCAACGCACGCTTCGTGTGGAAGAGCGCGCTCGGCCCCTGATGCTGCGGCTCGCCGCCAATCGCCAGTCCTTCCCTTGTGGGCTCGACGCCATTCTCACCTGTGGCGAGCGGCTCGCCGCGTTGCCACGTACCACCCGCATCGAGGAGATCGCCTGA
- a CDS encoding carbon-phosphorus lyase complex subunit PhnI, giving the protein MYVAVKGGERAIANAHRLLADRRRGKRERAELEVGQIQDQLRLAVDRVMAEASLYDPELAALAIKQASGDMIEAVFLLRAYRTTLPRLAVSEPLDTGSMRIERRISATYKDIPGGQVLGPTYDYTHRLLDFLLLAEGDTPAPERSEQPLEPCPQILELLDAEGLIERERDDGAEPGDITREPPDYPVDRATRLQMLARGDEGYLLALGYSTQRGYGRNHPFAGEIRLGQVEVEIFVEEWGEAVCVGEIALSECQMINQFGGSREAAPQFTRGYGLAFGHSERKTLAMALVDRALRAEELGEEVQGPAQQAEFVLAHADSVEASGFVSHLKLPHYVDFQSELELLRRLRREYEAKSPDRAEATEDGPSQGEPQASTADAATLGSTV; this is encoded by the coding sequence ATGTACGTAGCCGTGAAAGGAGGCGAGCGCGCCATCGCCAACGCCCACCGCCTGCTGGCTGACCGGCGCCGCGGCAAGCGCGAGCGGGCCGAACTCGAGGTCGGGCAGATCCAGGACCAGCTGCGCCTGGCCGTCGACCGTGTCATGGCCGAGGCTTCGCTCTACGATCCCGAGCTCGCCGCGCTTGCCATCAAGCAGGCCAGCGGCGACATGATCGAGGCGGTCTTCCTGCTGCGCGCCTACCGCACCACGCTGCCGCGCCTGGCCGTGAGCGAGCCGCTGGACACCGGCAGCATGCGCATCGAGCGGCGCATCAGTGCCACCTACAAGGACATTCCCGGCGGCCAGGTGCTCGGGCCGACCTACGACTACACCCACCGCCTGCTCGATTTCCTGCTGCTCGCCGAGGGCGATACGCCGGCACCCGAGCGTAGCGAGCAGCCCCTGGAGCCTTGCCCCCAGATCCTCGAACTGCTCGATGCCGAAGGGCTGATCGAGCGCGAGCGCGACGACGGTGCCGAGCCCGGCGACATCACCCGCGAGCCGCCCGACTATCCGGTCGACCGCGCCACGCGGCTGCAGATGCTGGCGCGTGGCGACGAGGGCTACCTGCTGGCACTGGGCTACTCCACCCAGCGTGGCTATGGGCGCAACCACCCCTTTGCCGGTGAGATCCGCCTGGGCCAGGTGGAGGTAGAGATTTTCGTCGAGGAGTGGGGCGAGGCGGTGTGCGTCGGCGAGATCGCGTTGAGCGAGTGCCAGATGATCAACCAGTTCGGCGGCTCCCGGGAGGCCGCACCGCAGTTCACCCGGGGCTACGGGTTGGCCTTCGGTCATAGCGAGCGCAAGACCCTGGCCATGGCGCTGGTCGATCGCGCGCTGCGCGCCGAGGAGCTCGGCGAGGAGGTCCAGGGCCCTGCCCAGCAGGCCGAGTTCGTATTGGCCCACGCCGACAGCGTCGAGGCCTCGGGCTTCGTCTCGCATCTCAAGCTGCCGCACTACGTCGATTTCCAGTCGGAGCTGGAACTGCTGCGCCGCCTGCGACGGGAATACGAGGCGAAGTCCCCTGACCGCGCCGAGGCCACCGAAGACGGACCGTCCCAAGGCGAACCTCAGGCAAGCACAGCAGACGCCGCGACTCTCGGGAGCACTGTATGA
- a CDS encoding alpha-D-ribose 1-methylphosphonate 5-phosphate C-P-lyase PhnJ, translating into MNGYNFAYLDEQTKRMIRRALLKAVAIPGYQVPFGGREMPMPYGWGTGGMQLTASILGADDVLKVIDQGADDTTNAVSIRAFFKRVAGVETTTATRAASVIQTRHRIPETPLEPGQILVFQVPIPEPLRFIEPSERETRLMHALEEYGVMHVKLYEDIARHGHIATTYAYPVKVDGRYVMDPSPIPKFDNPKLDMSPALLLFGAGREKRLYAIPPHTRVESLDFEDHPFEIQRWDERCALCDSAESFLDEVITDDAGGRMFVCSDTDYCERRREESA; encoded by the coding sequence ATGAACGGCTACAACTTCGCCTACCTCGACGAGCAGACCAAGCGCATGATCCGCCGCGCCCTGCTGAAGGCGGTGGCCATTCCCGGCTACCAGGTGCCCTTCGGCGGCCGCGAGATGCCCATGCCGTATGGCTGGGGTACCGGTGGCATGCAGCTTACCGCCAGCATTCTCGGCGCCGACGACGTGCTCAAGGTGATCGACCAGGGTGCCGACGACACCACCAATGCGGTCAGTATTCGCGCCTTCTTCAAGCGGGTGGCCGGCGTCGAGACGACAACCGCGACGCGGGCGGCGAGCGTGATCCAGACCCGCCACCGTATTCCCGAGACGCCGCTCGAGCCGGGCCAGATCCTGGTGTTCCAGGTGCCCATACCCGAACCGCTGCGCTTCATCGAGCCCAGCGAGCGGGAGACCCGGCTGATGCACGCCCTGGAGGAGTATGGGGTGATGCACGTGAAGCTCTACGAGGACATCGCCCGGCATGGGCATATCGCCACCACCTACGCCTATCCGGTCAAGGTCGATGGCCGCTACGTCATGGATCCTTCGCCGATCCCCAAGTTCGACAATCCCAAGCTCGACATGAGCCCCGCGCTGCTGCTGTTCGGCGCCGGCCGGGAGAAGCGGCTCTACGCCATACCGCCGCATACCCGGGTCGAGAGTCTCGACTTCGAGGATCACCCCTTCGAGATCCAGCGCTGGGACGAGCGCTGCGCACTGTGCGACAGCGCCGAGAGCTTCCTCGACGAAGTGATCACCGACGATGCCGGCGGACGCATGTTCGTCTGCTCCGATACCGACTACTGCGAACGCCGCCGCGAGGAGAGCGCATGA
- the phnK gene encoding phosphonate C-P lyase system protein PhnK, translating to MSRPDLPGSQCPEAEPGSALRRPDLARPVLLDVQEVTRLYGPGKGCEAVDFRLHVGEVLGIVGESGSGKSTLLRVLAGLEAPDAGRVVYHRPGDSLETDLYAIGEARRRALLRLEWGLVHQNPRDGLRMGVSAGANVGERLMALGQRHYGRLRAAGQDWMTQVELDPARIDDAPRTFSGGMQQRLQIARTLVTRPRLVFMDEPTGGLDVSVQARLLDMLRTLVRQLGLSMVLVTHDLAVARLLAHRLLVMRRGRVVEAGLTDQILDDPQHAYTQLLVSSVLTP from the coding sequence ATGAGCCGTCCCGATCTTCCTGGTTCCCAATGTCCTGAAGCAGAGCCTGGTTCAGCGCTCCGTCGCCCCGACCTGGCTCGCCCCGTCCTGCTTGACGTACAGGAGGTCACGCGGCTCTACGGACCCGGCAAGGGCTGCGAGGCGGTCGACTTTCGTCTACATGTGGGCGAGGTGCTCGGCATCGTCGGCGAGTCCGGCTCCGGCAAGTCGACCCTGCTGCGCGTGCTTGCCGGCCTGGAAGCGCCGGATGCCGGCCGGGTGGTCTATCACCGCCCGGGAGACAGCCTCGAGACCGACCTCTACGCCATTGGGGAGGCGCGCCGCCGCGCGCTGCTGCGTCTGGAGTGGGGCCTGGTTCACCAGAACCCGCGCGACGGCCTGCGCATGGGTGTCTCGGCCGGGGCCAACGTCGGCGAGCGCCTGATGGCGCTGGGCCAGCGCCACTATGGCCGGCTGCGTGCCGCCGGGCAGGACTGGATGACCCAGGTGGAACTCGATCCCGCGCGCATCGACGACGCCCCGCGCACCTTCTCCGGCGGCATGCAGCAGCGCCTGCAGATCGCCCGCACCCTGGTCACCCGGCCGCGGCTGGTGTTCATGGACGAGCCCACCGGCGGGCTCGACGTCTCGGTGCAGGCGCGCCTGCTCGACATGCTGCGCACCCTGGTGCGCCAGCTAGGGCTCTCGATGGTGCTGGTGACCCACGACCTCGCCGTGGCCCGCCTGCTGGCCCACCGCCTGTTGGTGATGCGCCGTGGTCGGGTGGTGGAGGCGGGACTCACCGACCAGATACTCGACGACCCGCAGCACGCCTACACCCAGTTGCTGGTGTCGTCGGTGCTGACACCCTGA
- the phnL gene encoding phosphonate C-P lyase system protein PhnL gives MTPILTVEGLGKGFVLHGQGGLALTVMRDLALDLRRGECLVLAGPSGIGKSTLLKILYGNYLAGEGRIRLHFSDGPMELGKLPAHAWHALRRDVIGYVSQFLRVVPRVSTCEVVMEPLLARGADAVESRYRAETLLARLNLPERLWSLPPGTFSGGEQQRVNIARGFIGEHPLLLLDEPTASLDAANRAVVIELIREAKARGAAMLGIFHDEDVRERVADRLLPLENYMDDPSRARIDASQLLQENDHA, from the coding sequence ATGACCCCGATTCTCACCGTCGAAGGCCTGGGCAAGGGCTTCGTGCTGCACGGCCAGGGCGGGCTCGCGCTCACGGTCATGCGCGATCTCGCGCTCGATCTCCGGCGCGGCGAGTGCCTGGTGCTGGCTGGGCCCAGCGGCATCGGCAAGAGCACGCTGCTGAAGATCCTCTACGGCAACTATCTGGCTGGGGAGGGACGTATTCGGCTGCACTTCAGTGACGGCCCGATGGAGCTCGGCAAGTTGCCGGCCCATGCCTGGCACGCCCTGCGCCGCGACGTGATCGGCTACGTCAGCCAGTTCCTGCGCGTGGTGCCGCGGGTCTCGACCTGCGAAGTGGTGATGGAGCCACTGCTGGCACGCGGAGCCGATGCCGTCGAGAGCAGGTATCGCGCCGAGACGCTGCTGGCCCGGCTCAACCTCCCCGAGCGGCTGTGGTCGCTGCCGCCCGGGACTTTCTCCGGAGGCGAGCAGCAGCGCGTCAACATTGCCCGCGGCTTTATCGGCGAGCATCCCTTGCTGCTGCTCGACGAACCCACGGCCTCACTGGATGCCGCCAACCGCGCGGTGGTGATCGAGCTGATTCGCGAGGCCAAGGCTCGCGGTGCCGCCATGCTCGGCATCTTTCACGACGAGGACGTACGCGAGCGCGTGGCCGATCGCCTGCTGCCGCTCGAGAACTACATGGACGACCCGAGCCGTGCGCGGATCGATGCCAGCCAGCTTCTCCAGGAGAACGACCATGCGTGA
- a CDS encoding alpha-D-ribose 1-methylphosphonate 5-triphosphate diphosphatase — MREQILSNARLVLDDEVVTGSLVIRDGRIAGLDIAPSRHPAAIDCDGDYLLPGLVELHTDNMEKYFQPRPKVAWPARQAALAHDAQMAASGITTVFDAVAIGDVNKQSMRHQALAEMCRAIDDIVDGGLARVDHRLHLRCEVSQAETLERFRELADLPRLGLVSLMDHTPGQRQFVSFEAYSTYYQGKYGLSDSELETFVTQQRASSARYSAQHRRAIAAECHSRGLALASHDDATLEHVAESREYGTRVAEFPTTLEAAEASHRAGMAVMMGAPNVVRGGSHSGNIAAADLVARGVLDVLSSDYYPAALLDAVFRIARMEGGYSLPRAVATASRIPAEAVGLTDRGRLAAGARADLIRARLCDDHPLVERVWSAGRQVH; from the coding sequence ATGCGTGAACAGATCCTCAGCAACGCTCGGCTGGTACTCGACGACGAGGTCGTGACGGGCAGTCTGGTGATACGCGACGGACGCATCGCCGGGCTCGATATCGCCCCGAGCCGGCATCCGGCGGCGATCGACTGCGACGGCGACTATCTGCTGCCGGGGCTGGTCGAGCTGCATACCGACAACATGGAGAAGTATTTTCAGCCGCGCCCCAAGGTGGCCTGGCCGGCGCGCCAGGCGGCGCTGGCCCACGACGCCCAGATGGCGGCGAGCGGCATCACCACGGTATTCGATGCCGTGGCCATCGGCGACGTCAACAAGCAGAGCATGCGCCACCAGGCGCTCGCCGAGATGTGCCGGGCGATCGACGATATCGTCGACGGTGGGCTGGCGCGGGTCGATCACCGTCTGCACTTGCGCTGTGAGGTCAGCCAGGCCGAAACGCTGGAGCGCTTCCGCGAACTCGCCGATCTGCCGCGGCTGGGCCTGGTGTCGCTGATGGACCATACCCCCGGGCAGCGCCAGTTCGTTTCCTTCGAGGCTTACAGCACCTATTACCAGGGCAAGTACGGGCTGAGCGACAGCGAGCTGGAGACCTTCGTCACCCAGCAGCGTGCCAGCAGTGCCCGCTACAGCGCCCAGCATCGACGCGCCATTGCTGCCGAGTGCCATTCTCGCGGCCTGGCGCTGGCCAGCCATGACGACGCCACCCTGGAGCACGTCGCCGAGAGCCGCGAATACGGCACCCGGGTCGCCGAATTTCCGACAACCCTGGAGGCGGCCGAGGCCTCGCACCGCGCCGGCATGGCCGTCATGATGGGCGCGCCCAACGTGGTGCGCGGCGGTTCGCACTCCGGCAACATTGCCGCAGCCGACCTGGTAGCGCGTGGCGTGCTGGACGTGCTCTCTTCCGACTATTACCCCGCGGCGCTGCTCGATGCCGTGTTCCGCATCGCGCGAATGGAGGGCGGCTATTCACTCCCCCGTGCGGTGGCCACCGCTTCGCGGATACCGGCCGAGGCCGTGGGCCTGACCGACCGTGGGCGGCTCGCCGCGGGAGCGCGTGCGGACCTGATCCGGGCCAGGCTGTGCGACGATCACCCTCTGGTCGAGCGAGTCTGGTCGGCTGGCCGGCAGGTGCACTGA
- the phnN gene encoding phosphonate metabolism protein/1,5-bisphosphokinase (PRPP-forming) PhnN has protein sequence MAGLGEAGRLVYVMGASGVGKDSLLRAARRRHPQWPVAHRYITRKSEASEDCVSLSREEFTWRRQAGLFCLDWQAHGLDYALGIEVEAWLERGMTVLVNGSRHALARAEARFSRQLRPVLVSARPEVLYERLMSRGRENSTEIEARLARHRRLDQACLGVHRLDNSGALATTVAALDAWLTEECMS, from the coding sequence ATGGCCGGCCTTGGCGAGGCGGGACGACTGGTTTACGTGATGGGGGCCAGTGGGGTGGGCAAGGACAGCCTGCTGCGTGCTGCCCGGCGCCGTCATCCGCAGTGGCCGGTGGCTCATCGCTACATCACCCGGAAGAGCGAGGCTAGTGAGGACTGCGTGAGCCTCAGCCGAGAAGAATTCACTTGGCGCCGCCAGGCGGGCCTGTTCTGCCTCGACTGGCAGGCACATGGCCTGGATTATGCCTTGGGCATCGAGGTGGAAGCCTGGCTCGAACGGGGCATGACGGTGCTGGTGAACGGCAGCCGCCATGCGCTGGCAAGGGCCGAGGCGCGTTTCAGCCGGCAACTGCGCCCGGTGCTAGTCTCTGCGCGCCCCGAGGTGCTCTACGAGCGGTTGATGTCCCGCGGTCGCGAGAACTCCACCGAGATCGAGGCGCGGCTGGCCCGCCATCGTCGTCTGGACCAGGCCTGCCTCGGGGTGCATCGGCTCGACAACAGCGGGGCCTTGGCGACCACCGTGGCGGCGCTCGATGCCTGGCTGACCGAGGAGTGCATGTCATGA